A region of Malaciobacter marinus DNA encodes the following proteins:
- the ftsA gene encoding cell division protein FtsA, which translates to MSNKTLLAIDVGSTSITAVIAKNNLDGKINILGTGTSKSEGINKGSITNIEVASKAIKNAVNIARGSTSEVIDSSAISISGAYTKGLRSLGSVNVPNGLITETEINQVMQMALYNATIIPEYEVVHVLPIFFKVDDSKDVENPLNMNGSRLEVSVYIVTAKRTALTNVKSALKQAGIELTNFVLDGYASAISLLDEQQNKFGATVINIGGTTTEFVSYKGSSIVFNGFIPVGSNHITNDLSVMLHTPPNAAETLKIKYGNLLKSNENEDLTIKKVKIPRIGDEQSTSEVSLDHIQTIIHARVEEILVLVRNKLKQSGIQENIGAGIVITGGMSQLSGIKELATKVFENTPIKISNPINIKNGYMNFDDPTLSTTVGLLFYGLDDNRAYELDSNKKLMKRAVKKEELTIPPIQKEEPVIKEEKLKEKINETLEKEDNTKLPTLSKKDKGRGMSRFWSKVSEWF; encoded by the coding sequence TTGAGTAATAAGACTCTTTTAGCCATAGATGTTGGTTCTACTAGTATAACAGCAGTAATAGCAAAGAATAACTTAGATGGCAAAATAAATATATTAGGTACGGGAACAAGTAAAAGTGAAGGTATAAATAAAGGGTCAATTACAAATATTGAAGTGGCTTCTAAAGCTATTAAAAATGCAGTTAATATAGCAAGAGGAAGTACATCAGAAGTAATTGACTCTTCTGCTATATCTATATCTGGTGCATATACAAAGGGTTTAAGAAGTTTAGGTTCAGTAAATGTTCCAAATGGGCTTATTACAGAAACTGAAATAAACCAAGTTATGCAAATGGCTTTATATAATGCAACTATTATTCCTGAATATGAAGTAGTACATGTATTACCAATATTTTTTAAAGTTGATGATTCAAAAGATGTTGAAAATCCTTTAAATATGAATGGCTCAAGACTTGAAGTTTCTGTTTATATTGTTACAGCTAAAAGAACAGCACTTACAAATGTTAAATCAGCGTTAAAACAAGCAGGAATTGAACTTACAAATTTTGTATTAGATGGATATGCAAGTGCCATATCACTTTTAGATGAACAACAAAATAAATTTGGAGCTACTGTTATTAATATAGGAGGCACAACAACTGAGTTTGTTTCTTATAAGGGTAGTTCAATAGTATTCAATGGATTTATACCTGTTGGTTCAAATCATATAACAAATGACTTATCTGTTATGTTACATACTCCTCCAAACGCAGCAGAAACATTAAAAATAAAATATGGTAATTTACTAAAATCAAACGAAAATGAAGATTTAACTATTAAGAAAGTCAAAATTCCAAGAATTGGAGATGAACAAAGTACATCTGAAGTTTCGTTAGATCATATTCAAACAATAATTCATGCAAGAGTAGAAGAAATTTTAGTACTTGTAAGAAATAAATTAAAACAAAGTGGAATACAAGAAAATATAGGTGCAGGTATTGTGATAACTGGTGGTATGAGTCAGTTGTCAGGAATAAAAGAACTTGCAACAAAAGTATTTGAAAATACTCCAATAAAAATTTCAAATCCAATTAATATTAAAAATGGATATATGAATTTTGATGATCCAACACTATCAACAACTGTTGGACTTCTTTTTTATGGTCTTGATGATAATAGAGCTTATGAATTAGATTCTAATAAGAAACTAATGAAAAGAGCTGTAAAGAAAGAAGAACTTACTATTCCTCCTATTCAAAAAGAGGAACCAGTAATAAAAGAAGAGAAGCTAAAAGAAAAAATCAATGAGACTTTAGAAAAAGAAGACAATACTAAACTTCCAACATTATCTAAAAAAGATAAAGGAAGAGGTATGTCTAGATTCTGGAGTAAAGTTTCGGAGTGGTTTTAA
- a CDS encoding PAS domain-containing sensor histidine kinase has product MRYDMPIKKFEFICNTVDNGVIILDEDLNVHFWNSWLESRTNIKSEEIISKKLTEFFFDINENTLKRKIKASLALNSSTFYHTGINKYLLNIELNKVANKVFENMQQAITITPYDKNKRLVFLYIYDNTLLCETNYELEKTKNSLEDSLEEINLLLNTTLEAIFLFEDDKCTNANDIALELFNYSKKNEVINKEIYEFIDTKSLEKISKIKNKPIEIKMSRKDSSTFPALIKIKDTKLKNKRFKILTVMDLSELKRKDKLLVEQTKMAALGEMIGNIAHQWRQPLSTITTAASGLKMHKELEILTEDIFVESIDAITRNSKHLSQTIDDFRDFLKIDKKRVSFNIKDNIQRNISILEGALKNQSIQLVLNCDDNCIIKNYPNELTQAFLNIINNAKDAFIDKNVDLTKRFILINIYTKNNNLIIKIKDNAKGIDPTIIDKIFEPYFTTKHKDVGTGLGLYMTHQLIEISMNGRIEVCNESFNYKDINMYGACFKLTLPLD; this is encoded by the coding sequence ATGAGATATGACATGCCAATAAAAAAATTTGAATTTATATGCAATACTGTTGACAATGGTGTAATAATATTAGATGAAGATTTAAATGTACATTTTTGGAACAGTTGGTTAGAATCAAGAACAAACATAAAATCAGAAGAAATTATATCAAAAAAATTAACAGAGTTTTTCTTTGATATAAACGAAAACACTCTAAAAAGAAAAATTAAAGCTTCTTTAGCTTTAAACTCGTCAACATTTTACCATACAGGAATAAATAAATATTTATTAAATATAGAGTTAAATAAAGTTGCAAATAAAGTTTTTGAAAATATGCAACAAGCAATAACAATAACACCATATGATAAAAATAAAAGATTAGTATTTTTATATATTTATGATAATACTTTATTGTGTGAAACAAACTATGAATTAGAAAAAACAAAAAATAGTTTAGAAGATTCACTTGAAGAGATAAATTTATTATTAAATACAACACTAGAAGCAATTTTTTTATTTGAAGATGATAAGTGTACAAATGCAAATGATATTGCACTAGAACTTTTTAATTATTCAAAAAAAAATGAAGTTATAAATAAAGAAATTTATGAATTTATTGATACAAAGTCTTTAGAAAAAATATCTAAAATAAAAAACAAACCTATTGAAATTAAGATGTCAAGGAAAGATAGTTCAACTTTCCCTGCTTTAATTAAAATAAAAGATACAAAATTAAAAAATAAAAGATTTAAAATTTTAACAGTAATGGATCTTAGTGAATTAAAAAGAAAAGATAAACTCTTAGTAGAACAAACAAAAATGGCAGCTTTAGGAGAGATGATAGGAAATATTGCCCATCAATGGAGACAACCTTTAAGTACAATTACAACAGCAGCTAGTGGACTTAAAATGCATAAAGAATTAGAAATTTTAACAGAAGATATATTTGTAGAATCAATTGATGCAATTACAAGAAATTCTAAGCATTTATCACAAACAATTGATGACTTTAGAGATTTTTTAAAAATAGATAAAAAAAGAGTATCATTTAATATAAAAGATAATATTCAAAGAAATATTTCTATTCTTGAAGGAGCATTAAAAAATCAATCAATACAATTGGTTTTAAATTGTGATGACAATTGCATAATTAAAAATTACCCAAATGAATTAACACAAGCATTTTTAAATATAATAAATAATGCAAAAGATGCTTTTATAGATAAAAATGTTGATTTAACAAAAAGATTTATATTAATAAATATATATACAAAAAATAATAATCTTATAATTAAAATCAAAGACAATGCAAAAGGTATTGACCCAACAATTATAGATAAAATTTTTGAACCATATTTTACAACAAAACATAAAGATGTAGGAACAGGACTTGGACTTTATATGACACATCAATTAATAGAAATTAGTATGAATGGAAGAATTGAAGTATGTAATGAAAGTTTTAATTACAAAGATATAAATATGTATGGAGCATGCTTTAAGCTAACACTTCCACTAGATTAA
- a CDS encoding FAD-dependent oxidoreductase, whose product MYKSYDYIIVGAGIAGVCTAYFLSKYSKSVLLIDKNDCLLSEASSAAGAFLSPLLGKENPFKTLVSDSLKFSIDFYKEILKEDFINCGVCRVPKDEKDKQKFEEYEAFMNFEYEKTHEGYFFNIGSRITPKDFAQKIKNEFETQLNYKVFSLKQDEKFMWIVNDELITSNLILTTGHNINLIKEDYLKIRPVWGQKIDVLTSSINCINYHKECSVSSSCKYKNKNLVSIGATHHRFNESSDLECKKLLKEIEEENNEKLLNLAQDIINLKDIEIIDVKVGARSCSVDYFPMVGELIDSKASIEKYPHLINGSFVTDDKLIKKKNLYIINGVGGRGFVLSPYLANSLVEFLMNKKAINESILTNRLFKRWVKKIKLNNR is encoded by the coding sequence ATGTATAAAAGTTATGATTATATAATAGTTGGAGCGGGTATTGCTGGGGTTTGTACTGCATATTTTTTATCAAAATATAGTAAGTCAGTTTTATTAATTGATAAAAATGATTGTTTATTAAGTGAAGCAAGTAGTGCAGCAGGAGCATTTTTATCTCCTCTTTTAGGAAAAGAGAATCCTTTTAAAACATTGGTATCAGATTCGTTAAAATTTTCAATTGATTTTTATAAAGAGATATTAAAAGAGGATTTTATAAATTGTGGGGTGTGTCGTGTTCCAAAAGATGAAAAAGATAAACAAAAGTTTGAAGAGTATGAAGCTTTTATGAATTTTGAGTATGAAAAAACGCATGAGGGATATTTTTTTAATATAGGTTCAAGAATTACACCAAAAGACTTTGCTCAAAAAATTAAAAATGAGTTTGAAACACAATTAAATTACAAAGTGTTTTCTTTAAAGCAAGATGAAAAGTTTATGTGGATTGTAAATGATGAGTTAATAACTTCAAATTTAATTCTTACAACAGGTCATAATATTAACTTAATTAAAGAAGATTATCTTAAAATTCGTCCTGTTTGGGGTCAAAAAATCGATGTATTAACTTCAAGTATTAATTGTATTAATTATCATAAAGAGTGTTCTGTTAGTTCTTCTTGCAAATATAAAAATAAGAATTTAGTATCAATTGGAGCAACACATCATAGATTTAATGAATCAAGTGATTTAGAATGCAAAAAGTTATTAAAGGAAATTGAAGAAGAAAATAATGAAAAACTTTTGAACTTAGCGCAAGATATAATTAATCTTAAAGATATTGAAATAATTGATGTAAAAGTTGGTGCAAGATCTTGTAGTGTTGATTATTTTCCAATGGTGGGAGAATTGATTGATAGTAAAGCAAGCATAGAAAAATATCCTCATTTAATAAATGGAAGTTTTGTTACTGATGATAAATTGATTAAAAAGAAAAACCTTTACATTATAAATGGAGTAGGTGGAAGAGGCTTTGTTTTATCTCCTTATTTAGCAAATAGTTTAGTAGAGTTTTTAATGAATAAAAAAGCTATTAACGAATCTATTTTAACTAATAGATTATTTAAACGATGGGTTAAGAAAATAAAGTTAAATAATCGTTAA
- a CDS encoding heat shock protein transcriptional repressor HspR, with translation MENNAYTEPVYLISAVAQILNIHPQTLRQYEREGLIKPSRTNGKIRLYSQKDIDHIKYVLTLTRELGINLAGVDLILRLNKKIEKLETDVSMYKNKLKEVNNFGVVPSSKALVIKKSSYDLVIFEE, from the coding sequence ATGGAAAATAATGCATACACTGAACCTGTCTACCTTATATCAGCGGTTGCACAAATACTTAATATTCATCCGCAGACTCTAAGACAATATGAAAGAGAGGGACTAATCAAACCCTCTCGTACAAATGGAAAAATAAGACTTTATTCTCAAAAAGATATAGATCATATAAAATATGTTTTAACACTTACAAGAGAATTAGGCATAAATCTAGCAGGAGTTGATTTGATTTTAAGATTAAATAAAAAAATTGAAAAATTAGAAACTGATGTTAGTATGTATAAAAATAAATTAAAAGAAGTAAATAATTTTGGAGTTGTTCCAAGCTCTAAAGCTTTAGTAATTAAAAAAAGCTCTTACGATTTAGTTATATTTGAAGAGTAG
- the ftsZ gene encoding cell division protein FtsZ, with translation MENLFNVDDITVEMPNQTIGENIAKISVIGVGGGGCNMINHMIQEGTHKIDLIAANTDLQVLNISRAPKKIQLGVKLTKGLGAGMKPEVGRDSAVESYEDIKNALKGTDIIFIAAGLGGGTGTGAAAIIAKAAKEVGALTVSVVTKPFTWEGKKRAGLANLGLEELKKVSDSIIVVPNDRLLDIIDENVGMKDAFKIIDNILYQAVNGMSEVILNPGNSDINTDFADVKTIMQHKGMALMGIGRAKGDDAALRALEDAIDSPLLDKVSLSGAKGILIHFNIHPQVSLFAINNVMGSIHDNIDSNAEIIFGTTTDSTLQTDEVKITIVATGFESKNDTDDDYDKNSEGQDNSNAKLSVNDENYLDIPPLMREYVVQYQI, from the coding sequence ATGGAAAACTTATTTAATGTGGATGATATTACAGTGGAAATGCCTAATCAAACAATCGGAGAAAATATAGCTAAGATTTCAGTAATTGGAGTTGGTGGAGGTGGTTGTAATATGATTAACCACATGATCCAAGAGGGAACTCATAAAATCGACTTAATTGCTGCAAATACAGATTTGCAAGTATTAAATATTTCAAGAGCACCTAAAAAAATACAGTTAGGAGTTAAGCTAACTAAAGGTTTAGGTGCTGGAATGAAACCAGAAGTTGGTAGAGATTCTGCCGTTGAGAGTTATGAAGATATTAAAAATGCTCTTAAGGGAACTGACATAATATTTATTGCAGCTGGTCTTGGTGGTGGAACTGGAACTGGTGCTGCTGCTATTATAGCAAAAGCAGCAAAAGAAGTGGGTGCTTTAACTGTTTCTGTTGTTACTAAACCTTTTACTTGGGAAGGTAAAAAAAGAGCAGGACTTGCAAATTTAGGTCTTGAAGAACTTAAAAAAGTTAGTGATTCAATAATTGTAGTTCCAAATGATAGATTACTTGACATTATAGATGAAAATGTTGGTATGAAAGATGCCTTTAAAATTATTGATAATATCTTGTATCAAGCAGTAAATGGAATGAGTGAGGTAATCTTAAATCCAGGAAACTCAGATATTAATACTGACTTTGCAGATGTTAAAACAATAATGCAACACAAGGGTATGGCTCTTATGGGTATTGGTAGAGCAAAAGGTGATGATGCAGCACTTAGAGCTTTAGAAGACGCTATTGACTCTCCTTTACTTGATAAAGTATCATTAAGTGGAGCAAAAGGTATTTTAATTCATTTTAATATTCATCCGCAGGTTTCGTTATTTGCTATTAATAATGTTATGGGTTCTATTCATGATAATATTGATTCTAATGCAGAGATTATATTTGGTACTACTACTGATAGTACACTTCAAACTGATGAAGTTAAAATTACAATTGTAGCAACAGGATTTGAATCTAAAAATGACACAGATGATGATTATGATAAAAACAGTGAAGGACAAGATAACTCAAACGCTAAGTTGTCTGTTAATGATGAAAATTACTTAGATATTCCGCCACTTATGAGAGAGTATGTAGTTCAATATCAAATATAA
- a CDS encoding DnaJ C-terminal domain-containing protein, whose product MAKSLYETLETNENASVDEIKKAYRRLARKYHPDVNKDPKAEEKFKEINAAYEVLSDQEKKQQYDQFGDSMFGGQNFHDFARGQAGSGIDLDEILRQMFGQQGGFGGASGFSSAFGQGGFSNSGFGGYEEPDLDMNAQITIAFDTSILGGKQHISLNNDSFDIKIPEGIKDGQKIRAKGKGKALGSQRGDLIIKINVASSPEYEREEDTLTKSFDIPLSTALFGGKIEIKTIHKTITLKIPENTKQNQKFRVKELGVFNRKTGKRGDLHLKANIKLPKVQELDEDLIELLKEKLPKE is encoded by the coding sequence ATGGCAAAAAGTTTATATGAAACACTAGAAACAAATGAAAATGCATCTGTTGATGAAATAAAAAAAGCTTACAGAAGATTAGCAAGAAAATATCATCCAGACGTGAATAAAGACCCAAAAGCAGAAGAAAAATTCAAAGAGATTAATGCTGCATATGAGGTTTTAAGTGACCAAGAAAAAAAGCAACAATATGATCAATTTGGTGATTCTATGTTTGGAGGTCAAAACTTCCATGATTTTGCAAGAGGTCAAGCAGGTTCAGGAATTGATTTAGATGAAATTTTAAGACAGATGTTTGGACAACAAGGTGGGTTTGGAGGAGCTTCTGGTTTCTCTAGTGCCTTTGGTCAAGGTGGATTTAGCAACAGTGGATTTGGTGGGTATGAAGAACCTGATTTGGATATGAATGCACAAATTACTATAGCATTTGATACATCAATATTAGGTGGTAAACAACATATTTCACTAAATAATGACTCTTTTGATATAAAAATACCAGAGGGTATTAAAGATGGACAAAAAATAAGAGCAAAAGGCAAAGGAAAAGCCTTAGGTTCTCAAAGAGGGGATTTAATAATAAAAATAAATGTAGCTTCTAGTCCTGAATATGAAAGAGAAGAAGATACTTTAACTAAATCTTTTGATATACCACTTAGTACAGCACTATTTGGAGGAAAAATAGAGATTAAGACAATACATAAAACTATTACTCTAAAAATTCCTGAGAATACAAAACAAAATCAAAAATTTAGAGTAAAAGAGCTTGGAGTATTTAATAGAAAAACAGGTAAAAGAGGGGATCTTCACTTAAAAGCAAATATCAAACTTCCAAAAGTTCAAGAACTTGATGAAGATTTGATTGAATTATTAAAAGAGAAATTACCAAAGGAGTAA
- a CDS encoding response regulator: protein MNILVADDSKMARKIAIKTIKETLSENLQANIIEVNNGEEALATYQKENIDVVFLDLTMPIMDGFEALQKIKEYDKDAKVIVVSADIQKTSMDKVREFGAIDFVKKPINIEKMNQIIQKIL, encoded by the coding sequence ATGAATATACTTGTTGCAGATGACTCAAAAATGGCAAGAAAAATTGCTATAAAAACAATAAAAGAGACACTAAGTGAAAATCTACAAGCAAATATTATAGAAGTTAATAATGGAGAAGAAGCTTTAGCTACTTACCAAAAAGAGAATATAGATGTGGTATTTTTAGATTTAACAATGCCTATAATGGATGGTTTTGAAGCATTGCAAAAAATCAAAGAGTATGATAAGGATGCTAAAGTTATAGTTGTTTCAGCTGATATACAAAAAACTTCTATGGATAAAGTAAGAGAATTTGGTGCAATAGATTTTGTTAAAAAACCAATAAATATTGAAAAAATGAATCAAATAATTCAAAAAATTCTATAG
- a CDS encoding chemotaxis protein CheX encodes MSNEIILNEDEKDCLQELMNIAYGSATAAITEILDAFATLSIPRIEVIKTKNLKNHLSKEVNLNSTHFVCMQQINGPIAGENLFVIDNNSAKNIAIKFGLEEDEITEIELCDIILEITNILSSSTISKLAEDMKAMVSFSPPDVKILDNINKLDNQFIEKYQNVIIISTRLKFEDLDIDGQLMILTTDKSINYIKKTINKILNEI; translated from the coding sequence ATGAGTAATGAAATTATACTAAATGAAGATGAAAAAGATTGTTTACAAGAATTAATGAATATTGCATATGGTTCAGCAACTGCAGCAATTACTGAAATTCTTGATGCTTTTGCTACTTTAAGTATTCCTAGAATTGAAGTTATTAAAACAAAAAATTTAAAAAATCACTTAAGTAAAGAAGTGAATTTAAATTCAACTCATTTTGTTTGTATGCAACAAATAAATGGTCCAATTGCAGGAGAAAATTTATTTGTAATTGATAACAATTCAGCAAAAAACATAGCAATAAAGTTTGGCTTAGAAGAAGATGAAATAACAGAAATTGAACTTTGTGATATAATTTTAGAAATTACAAATATTCTCTCTTCTTCAACTATTAGTAAATTAGCAGAAGATATGAAAGCTATGGTCTCTTTTTCTCCACCTGATGTAAAAATACTTGATAATATAAATAAATTAGATAATCAATTTATTGAAAAGTATCAAAATGTAATTATAATTTCAACAAGACTTAAATTTGAAGATTTAGATATTGATGGACAACTGATGATTTTAACAACAGATAAGTCTATTAATTACATTAAAAAAACTATAAATAAAATTCTTAATGAGATATGA
- a CDS encoding peptidylprolyl isomerase: MITWMQRHKKWLVSTIWISTIAFVGAGFVGWGSYDFGKKSGAVAVVGDREITVNEYQREYSALYEQYAKIFGDNFSKEMAEKLKLKDLAYKMSIEKNLILSYADEIGLTVTDEDIAKELLKYEAFIKNGKFDKDTYIKVLNRNGTTATEFEDSLKRNTLLQKIEKLFEISATDTEIKLLNQLLFLEDNVDIKILNKENITVSLNEEKIKEYWEKNKVNYMSDNSYDIDYAIVDIKKGKHSLEDMQSYYENFKTDFRKENDKIKSFEEAKDDIQFALDLKDTKKDALREYIKYKKSEKDFTKNIVFYENELPYGENNTIIKKSKAGDLKKPFLYNDKFIIVKVNKKIFPKQLSFEQAKQNVTQDFINNEKTLKLKALSKKELDNFKGINIGWINRTSVSNLNGLNEMEASQFLNKLFGTDSKKGQIDLGNKIVLYKINDSRFANYDKTRDESIKQTVGNLQNTELMNNLIKRLENRYEIQSSLKTKE; the protein is encoded by the coding sequence ATGATAACTTGGATGCAAAGACATAAAAAGTGGCTAGTTAGTACTATTTGGATTAGTACAATAGCTTTTGTTGGTGCTGGATTTGTAGGATGGGGAAGCTATGATTTTGGTAAAAAAAGTGGAGCAGTCGCTGTAGTTGGTGATAGAGAAATTACAGTTAATGAATATCAAAGAGAATATTCTGCTTTATATGAACAATATGCAAAAATTTTTGGAGATAATTTCAGTAAAGAGATGGCAGAAAAGCTAAAACTAAAAGATTTGGCATATAAAATGTCTATTGAAAAAAATCTTATTTTGTCATATGCTGATGAAATAGGTTTAACTGTTACTGATGAAGATATTGCTAAAGAACTTTTAAAATATGAAGCATTTATAAAAAATGGAAAATTTGATAAAGATACTTATATAAAAGTTTTAAATAGAAATGGTACAACTGCAACTGAGTTTGAAGACTCTTTAAAAAGAAATACTTTACTTCAAAAAATTGAAAAACTTTTTGAGATTTCTGCGACTGATACAGAAATAAAACTTTTAAATCAACTTTTATTCTTAGAAGATAATGTTGATATTAAAATTTTAAATAAAGAAAATATTACTGTTTCATTAAATGAAGAAAAAATTAAAGAGTATTGGGAAAAAAATAAAGTAAATTATATGTCAGACAATTCGTATGATATAGATTATGCTATTGTTGATATAAAAAAAGGCAAACACTCTTTAGAAGATATGCAAAGTTATTATGAAAACTTTAAAACTGACTTTAGAAAAGAAAATGATAAAATAAAAAGTTTTGAAGAAGCAAAAGATGATATTCAATTTGCACTTGATCTAAAAGATACAAAAAAAGATGCTTTAAGAGAATACATAAAGTATAAAAAAAGTGAGAAAGATTTTACAAAAAATATAGTATTTTATGAAAATGAGTTACCATATGGTGAAAATAATACTATAATAAAAAAATCTAAAGCTGGTGATTTAAAAAAGCCATTTTTATATAATGATAAATTTATTATTGTAAAAGTTAATAAAAAAATCTTTCCAAAGCAGTTAAGTTTTGAACAAGCAAAACAAAATGTAACTCAAGATTTTATAAATAATGAAAAAACTTTAAAATTAAAAGCACTATCTAAGAAAGAGTTAGATAATTTTAAAGGTATAAATATAGGTTGGATTAATAGAACATCAGTTTCAAATTTAAATGGTTTAAACGAAATGGAAGCTTCACAATTTTTAAATAAGTTATTTGGAACAGATAGTAAAAAAGGTCAAATTGATTTAGGAAATAAAATTGTACTTTATAAGATAAATGATTCAAGATTTGCAAATTATGATAAAACACGAGATGAAAGTATCAAGCAAACTGTTGGAAATTTACAAAATACAGAGTTAATGAACAATCTAATCAAAAGACTTGAAAATAGATATGAAATTCAGTCTTCACTAAAGACAAAGGAATAG